A region of Elusimicrobiota bacterium DNA encodes the following proteins:
- a CDS encoding EthD domain-containing protein has product MIRLITCLRRRSEMTSEEFIAEWEDPKTKMLFDGAVSALQPAKFVRNRTLVVKFNQDLMEMRNSEAPFDAVVEWWWQGTQALNPKMETPEAKEALKALFQHQKTFIDIEKSPSFFTVA; this is encoded by the coding sequence TTGATTCGATTGATCACGTGTTTGCGGCGGCGTTCGGAGATGACCAGCGAAGAATTTATTGCGGAGTGGGAAGATCCTAAAACGAAAATGTTATTCGACGGAGCGGTGAGCGCCCTTCAGCCCGCGAAATTTGTCCGGAACCGGACCTTGGTCGTGAAGTTTAACCAGGACCTCATGGAAATGCGGAACAGCGAAGCCCCCTTCGACGCCGTGGTCGAATGGTGGTGGCAAGGCACCCAAGCCTTAAACCCGAAAATGGAAACACCGGAAGCCAAGGAAGCCCTCAAGGCCCTGTTCCAACATCAGAAGACATTCATCGATATCGAGAAATCCCCTTCATTCTTTACCGTCGCGTAA
- a CDS encoding glycosyl-4,4'-diaponeurosporenoate acyltransferase: MRIFFFPLPVTLALDVAAWLLIQLGVSKLMVSLDGQKFNPTAWLFRERNWERGGRTYEALLIKSWKDHLPDAGPWFKGGFQKSSLSSRSPDFLKRFILETCRGELSHWIGMCASPLFFLWNRPWVGGLMVAYGILGNLPCILVQRYNRLRLTRLIAPICPTLF, encoded by the coding sequence ATGAGGATTTTCTTTTTTCCCCTGCCCGTCACGCTGGCCTTGGACGTGGCGGCCTGGCTCCTGATCCAACTGGGCGTCTCGAAATTAATGGTCTCGCTCGACGGTCAAAAGTTCAACCCAACGGCTTGGCTGTTTCGGGAGAGAAATTGGGAGCGCGGCGGTCGGACCTATGAAGCTCTCCTCATAAAATCCTGGAAAGATCACCTGCCCGACGCCGGCCCCTGGTTTAAAGGCGGATTCCAAAAAAGTTCTCTTTCTTCCAGATCACCGGATTTTCTAAAGCGTTTTATCTTGGAAACCTGCCGCGGTGAACTGTCCCATTGGATCGGAATGTGTGCGTCCCCGCTCTTTTTCCTATGGAACCGCCCCTGGGTCGGCGGCCTCATGGTGGCCTACGGAATTTTAGGCAACCTCCCCTGCATCCTCGTCCAACGCTACAACCGCCTCCGCCTCACCCGCCTCATCGCCCCAATTTGTCCGACACTATTTTAA
- a CDS encoding MoxR family ATPase — MTDSVKELENRITSVVRGKDRVVRQALACVFAEGHLLIEDVPGVGKTILALSLAKTLGLSLQRIQFTADLLPTDILGVSVFNPRDQSFEFKPGPIFHNVVLADEINRSSPKTQSALLEAMSERQVTTDQTTRPLPHPFFVIATQNPHEHHGTFPLPESQKDRFLMRVTMGYPDPAHELEILRNGIDAQAAERLAPVADAVLMRKGIESVRAVRVDPALDEYVLALVRETRESPFLELGASPRGALALRRSAQANAFLEGRDYVLADDIKSLAVAVLAHRVVPRGSDGEPESEAARRVVEELLARVPVPL, encoded by the coding sequence ATGACCGATTCCGTTAAAGAGTTGGAAAATCGCATCACCTCCGTCGTTCGGGGGAAAGACCGCGTGGTGCGCCAGGCCTTGGCCTGCGTGTTCGCGGAGGGGCATCTCCTCATCGAAGATGTCCCCGGCGTGGGGAAAACGATTTTGGCCCTCTCTCTCGCCAAAACGCTGGGCCTTTCCCTTCAGCGCATCCAATTCACGGCCGATCTGCTCCCCACCGACATCCTGGGCGTTTCCGTCTTTAATCCGCGGGACCAATCTTTCGAATTCAAGCCCGGACCGATTTTTCATAACGTTGTGTTGGCGGACGAAATCAACCGGTCCTCCCCCAAAACCCAAAGCGCTTTGCTGGAAGCCATGAGCGAGCGCCAAGTGACCACGGACCAAACCACCCGCCCTCTGCCCCACCCTTTTTTTGTCATCGCCACCCAAAACCCCCACGAGCATCACGGAACATTCCCCTTGCCGGAATCCCAAAAAGACAGGTTCTTGATGCGGGTGACGATGGGATACCCGGACCCCGCCCACGAACTGGAAATTCTTCGCAACGGCATCGATGCCCAGGCGGCCGAGCGGCTCGCCCCCGTCGCGGACGCCGTGCTCATGCGGAAAGGAATCGAATCAGTCCGGGCCGTCCGCGTGGATCCGGCCTTGGACGAATATGTCCTGGCCCTGGTCAGAGAAACCCGCGAATCCCCTTTCTTGGAACTGGGGGCCAGTCCGCGGGGCGCCCTCGCCCTTCGCCGTTCCGCCCAGGCCAACGCTTTCCTGGAAGGCCGGGACTACGTGTTGGCCGATGACATCAAATCCCTGGCTGTGGCCGTCCTGGCCCACCGGGTGGTTCCTCGCGGATCGGACGGCGAGCCTGAAAGCGAAGCCGCCCGGCGCGTGGTGGAAGAATTGTTGGCCCGGGTGCCGGTTCCTCTTTGA
- a CDS encoding DUF3488 domain-containing protein, whose translation MTALSLLLRRVVWTLAGVAVAALVLTRELDPLRTAVFPLLWIFLFVAEEKRRLPRADRIQTLIATALLLLTLARLLFRRDPFLLVIADFLVLFLLTKGAFVKDLKDLRQITALSFFVLLAAASLSLNISFLMAFLAYTVMASVTLALFTLAGLESRGEEANPRPMMPALVRTAGVTLFSAFVLSFLMFLLFPRWSAAVFQGTFLGPLRRSGYTESVNLQSAGEIYQDPRVVLRVETPAPWDGYLRGTTLTRFDGVRWTAEKGVPVLLRGPRLVVNRFTLPAPGPGPRAIRRQRIYLEAVDSGTLFAAPWPRRLEVSLPRIFAGEDRTLARPADHRGRLAYTVFSDPIPGTETASPELLEKSLALPSGNWDRVKAYAGRVVVKREPPAATAKRLTQRLQQDFTYSLEGAVTGENPVESFLFDVRRGHCEHFASALAVMLRLEGIPARIVTGFRAHERNLDGGYFVIRAQDAHAWVEAWVGNLWAPFDPTPVNRHAPAPPGLWRRWRERLDYVNFLWAVHVLGYDLESQKDMALGAWSTSQRIEGGLQSFRRQWNQGSRTGRIPGSALWIGALGGALVMTAAVLWGRRSLRKPAARHSKIKFYNDALRHLKRRGYPRAPAETPAEFQARLAAPPGSALGRLTALYHQVRFGAHTLTAEETVRVQDLLRTLRRSI comes from the coding sequence GTGACGGCTCTGTCATTGCTCCTGCGGCGGGTTGTTTGGACGCTCGCCGGGGTGGCCGTGGCCGCCCTCGTGCTCACGCGGGAACTGGATCCCCTGCGTACCGCTGTTTTTCCGCTCCTCTGGATTTTCCTTTTTGTCGCTGAGGAAAAGCGGCGTCTTCCGCGGGCGGACCGAATTCAAACCTTGATCGCAACGGCGCTCCTGCTTCTCACCCTCGCGCGACTCCTCTTCCGACGGGACCCGTTCCTCCTGGTCATCGCGGATTTTTTGGTTCTTTTTCTATTAACAAAGGGGGCCTTCGTGAAAGACCTCAAAGACCTCCGCCAGATCACGGCTCTTTCATTTTTCGTTCTTCTGGCCGCGGCTTCCCTCTCCTTGAACATTAGTTTTCTGATGGCCTTCCTGGCCTATACGGTCATGGCCTCGGTGACGCTGGCCCTCTTCACCCTCGCGGGTTTGGAATCCCGAGGGGAAGAAGCCAACCCCCGTCCCATGATGCCGGCCCTGGTCCGCACAGCGGGGGTGACGCTGTTTTCCGCTTTTGTCCTGTCGTTTCTCATGTTCCTTCTTTTTCCGCGGTGGTCGGCGGCGGTTTTCCAAGGGACCTTTCTCGGCCCCCTCCGCCGGTCCGGTTACACCGAGTCCGTTAATCTACAGAGCGCGGGAGAAATATATCAAGACCCGCGCGTTGTCCTTCGGGTGGAAACCCCCGCCCCCTGGGACGGATACCTTCGGGGCACCACCCTCACCCGGTTCGACGGCGTCCGTTGGACGGCGGAAAAAGGCGTTCCCGTTCTTCTCCGCGGCCCGCGCCTGGTGGTAAACCGGTTCACCCTGCCCGCCCCTGGTCCCGGACCCCGCGCCATTCGTCGGCAGAGGATCTATTTGGAGGCGGTGGATTCCGGCACGCTTTTCGCCGCGCCTTGGCCCCGCCGTCTGGAGGTGTCCCTGCCGCGGATCTTCGCGGGGGAGGACCGCACGTTGGCCCGACCGGCGGACCATCGCGGCCGATTGGCTTACACGGTGTTTTCCGATCCGATCCCGGGGACGGAAACGGCTTCCCCAGAGCTCCTCGAAAAGTCCTTGGCCCTTCCCAGCGGGAATTGGGACCGAGTCAAGGCCTACGCAGGTCGCGTGGTGGTGAAACGGGAACCTCCCGCGGCAACCGCGAAACGGCTGACCCAGCGGCTCCAACAGGATTTCACCTACAGTTTAGAGGGGGCCGTGACCGGCGAAAACCCGGTGGAGTCTTTTCTGTTCGATGTTCGACGCGGGCATTGCGAACATTTCGCCAGCGCCCTGGCGGTAATGCTTCGTTTGGAGGGGATCCCGGCCCGAATTGTCACGGGGTTCCGCGCCCATGAGCGGAATCTGGACGGGGGCTATTTTGTGATCCGCGCCCAGGACGCCCACGCCTGGGTCGAAGCCTGGGTGGGGAATCTCTGGGCCCCGTTCGATCCCACGCCCGTCAACCGCCACGCTCCGGCCCCCCCAGGTTTATGGCGCCGCTGGCGCGAACGTTTGGACTATGTCAACTTTCTCTGGGCGGTCCATGTGTTGGGTTACGACTTGGAATCCCAAAAGGACATGGCGCTAGGGGCGTGGTCCACGTCGCAACGGATCGAGGGGGGCCTCCAATCCTTTCGACGTCAATGGAACCAAGGGTCGCGCACGGGCCGGATCCCGGGAAGCGCGCTCTGGATCGGCGCCCTCGGTGGCGCCTTGGTTATGACCGCCGCGGTTTTATGGGGCCGACGCTCGTTACGAAAACCGGCGGCGCGCCATTCGAAAATTAAGTTTTATAACGACGCTCTGCGCCACCTGAAACGTCGCGGCTACCCACGCGCCCCCGCCGAGACCCCCGCCGAGTTCCAGGCCCGCCTCGCCGCTCCCCCCGGTTCCGCCCTCGGTCGACTCACGGCACTTTACCACCAGGTCCGATTCGGCGCTCACACCCTCACCGCAGAAGAAACCGTCCGCGTCCAGGACCTTCTTCGAACCCTCCGTCGATCGATCTGA
- a CDS encoding NAD(P)H-quinone oxidoreductase has product MKAVVVQDKRVQWKDVDDPVVGAGEVLIQNHASAVNRADLAQMAGLYPPPPGASPILGLECAGVVMAVGAGVTRHKAGDRVCALLTGGGYAERVNVPVGQVLPIPRGLGFEQAAALPEVFATAYLNLFMEARLLEGERVLLHAGASGVGTAGIQLCKMNHNPCFVTVGTDDKLTRCLALGAAGGANRHSGPFSEQVAGWTHGEGFDVILDPVGGAYLKPNLRSLRSGGRLVVIGLMGGSAAELEIGVLLMKRLRLIGSTLRSRSVTEKTAVMEDLERVVWPRIEDGGIVPVIDTVVPIQEAARALDLVASDQTFGKVVLSIGPSV; this is encoded by the coding sequence ATGAAAGCCGTCGTTGTGCAAGACAAAAGAGTTCAGTGGAAGGACGTGGACGACCCCGTTGTCGGCGCGGGCGAGGTTTTAATCCAGAATCACGCTTCGGCAGTCAATCGAGCCGATTTGGCGCAGATGGCGGGCCTCTATCCACCTCCGCCTGGCGCCAGTCCGATTCTTGGACTTGAATGTGCCGGGGTGGTGATGGCGGTGGGGGCTGGGGTCACGCGCCATAAAGCGGGTGATCGCGTGTGTGCTCTTCTCACCGGAGGAGGATACGCCGAGCGGGTGAACGTCCCCGTCGGGCAAGTCCTCCCCATTCCGCGGGGCCTTGGCTTTGAACAGGCGGCCGCCCTGCCGGAAGTGTTCGCCACGGCGTATCTGAATCTTTTCATGGAGGCGCGCCTCTTGGAAGGCGAGCGGGTTTTGCTTCACGCGGGTGCCAGCGGCGTGGGCACCGCAGGAATCCAGTTGTGCAAGATGAATCACAACCCGTGCTTTGTCACCGTGGGCACCGATGACAAGCTGACGCGTTGTCTGGCGCTCGGCGCCGCCGGAGGCGCCAACCGTCACTCCGGTCCCTTTTCCGAGCAGGTGGCCGGATGGACCCACGGAGAGGGATTCGATGTGATCTTGGATCCGGTGGGGGGCGCTTATCTGAAGCCCAATCTGCGCAGTCTGCGTTCGGGCGGCCGTTTGGTGGTCATTGGGTTGATGGGCGGATCGGCGGCCGAACTCGAGATCGGCGTGCTGCTGATGAAACGCCTTCGCCTGATCGGGTCGACCTTGCGAAGCCGGTCCGTGACGGAAAAAACGGCGGTGATGGAGGATCTTGAACGCGTGGTGTGGCCCCGGATCGAGGACGGCGGCATCGTGCCGGTCATCGACACCGTGGTCCCGATCCAGGAGGCGGCTCGTGCGTTGGATCTGGTGGCCTCGGATCAGACCTTCGGCAAAGTTGTTCTATCCATCGGACCGTCGGTGTAA
- a CDS encoding transposase, whose protein sequence is MPRQARLDAPGLFHHVIARGLERRVIFTGKSDYEDFLSRVETSLEKSPNQILAWALMPNHFHFLIRTGSGGLSRFMRRLMSGYAVAFNARHKRSGYLFQNRFKSIVCQQDPYFTELVRYIHLNPLRAGVVKTLSELDQYPYCGHSALLGRISRPWQATGSVLDCFGSRGRYRRFMEEGKDQGRRPELVGGGLLRSLGGVQAVMQARREGDRQQGDSRVLGEGDFVTQVLKDTEAKLKAKNTLRREGKDLRTMALAVAKKAGIPERALFSRGRTAEVSRAKSALIYLGWNTLVGP, encoded by the coding sequence ATGCCCCGACAAGCCCGGCTGGATGCCCCTGGGTTGTTTCACCATGTGATCGCGCGTGGTTTGGAACGACGCGTGATTTTCACCGGGAAGTCGGATTACGAAGATTTCCTCTCCCGCGTCGAAACGTCGTTGGAGAAGAGTCCGAACCAAATCTTGGCCTGGGCGCTCATGCCCAACCATTTTCATTTCTTGATTCGGACGGGTTCCGGAGGTCTCTCCCGGTTTATGCGGCGCCTGATGTCGGGGTATGCGGTGGCATTTAATGCGCGGCACAAGCGCTCCGGATATCTCTTTCAAAACCGCTTTAAGTCGATCGTCTGCCAGCAAGATCCCTACTTCACGGAATTGGTTCGATACATTCATTTAAACCCACTGCGCGCGGGGGTAGTGAAAACCCTTTCGGAGTTGGATCAATATCCTTACTGTGGACACAGCGCCCTTTTGGGAAGGATTTCACGGCCCTGGCAGGCGACGGGATCGGTTTTGGATTGTTTTGGTTCGCGGGGGCGGTATCGGAGGTTCATGGAGGAGGGGAAAGACCAGGGACGTCGACCGGAATTGGTGGGAGGTGGCCTTTTGCGGAGCCTGGGAGGCGTGCAGGCGGTCATGCAAGCGCGGAGGGAAGGGGACCGGCAACAGGGCGATTCTCGGGTATTAGGGGAAGGGGATTTTGTCACGCAGGTATTGAAGGACACGGAAGCCAAGTTGAAGGCGAAAAACACACTGCGGCGGGAAGGGAAGGACCTTCGAACGATGGCGTTGGCGGTGGCGAAAAAGGCCGGGATTCCCGAACGAGCACTTTTTTCGCGGGGTCGGACCGCGGAGGTCTCCCGGGCCAAGTCGGCGTTGATCTACTTGGGGTGGAATACTTTGGTCGGACCGTAA
- a CDS encoding glycosyltransferase → MITFFIHLFCCLAGYLILWRIATLPKPGDDSGEETLSVVIPARNESERLPLLLSSLKDQSHPPLEILVVDDHSTDDTAALAGSLGAQVIASAPLPKGWRGKTWACHQGGHAAQGKWILFLDADVTLRRTALGQILAACQKSNGAVSILPYHRTIRMVEDLSAFFNLVQAAASNAFTFRGPRSKHKRLFGPVLAVNKETFLRVGGYEPVKDRWVENFDLAEHFDKQGIPMACYGGKGSVEFRMYAGGLGEMTAGWAKSFAMGGKGTPLFIWICWSLWLGGPWERPGRSSRLWFIGTRSRCCGPPSATLFCRSNIWMA, encoded by the coding sequence ATGATCACCTTCTTTATCCACCTCTTCTGCTGTCTAGCCGGTTATCTTATCCTCTGGCGCATCGCCACCCTCCCCAAACCCGGGGATGATTCGGGGGAAGAAACTCTTTCTGTCGTTATCCCCGCCCGAAACGAATCCGAACGTTTGCCTTTGCTTTTATCTTCGCTCAAAGACCAATCCCACCCCCCGCTCGAAATCCTGGTGGTCGACGACCACTCTACCGACGACACCGCCGCGCTGGCCGGATCCCTGGGCGCCCAAGTGATCGCCTCCGCCCCATTGCCCAAAGGCTGGCGGGGGAAAACCTGGGCCTGCCACCAGGGCGGCCATGCCGCCCAGGGAAAATGGATTTTATTTTTAGACGCCGATGTGACTCTACGGCGGACCGCCCTTGGACAAATCCTAGCGGCCTGCCAAAAATCAAACGGCGCCGTTTCGATTTTGCCCTACCACCGCACCATTCGTATGGTCGAAGACCTCTCCGCCTTTTTTAATCTGGTCCAAGCGGCGGCCTCCAACGCATTCACTTTTCGCGGCCCCAGGTCAAAACACAAACGGCTTTTTGGCCCCGTGTTGGCTGTTAACAAAGAAACGTTTTTGCGTGTGGGAGGATACGAGCCTGTGAAAGACCGCTGGGTGGAAAACTTCGACCTGGCCGAACATTTCGATAAGCAGGGCATTCCCATGGCCTGTTATGGGGGGAAAGGCTCAGTCGAATTCCGCATGTACGCCGGCGGGCTGGGAGAAATGACGGCGGGGTGGGCCAAATCTTTCGCCATGGGCGGAAAAGGCACGCCGCTTTTTATTTGGATTTGCTGGAGCTTGTGGTTGGGGGGGCCTTGGGAGCGACCAGGGCGCTCATCTCGGCTCTGGTTCATTGGGACACGGTCGCGTTGCTGTGGGCCGCCCTCGGCTACACTTTTTTGCCGTTCAAATATATGGATGGCTTAA
- a CDS encoding DUF58 domain-containing protein, producing MIPPITGDRWRGAWRRFRERWRPPRVLRITRLGGQVILLALGIGFAAMNTGNNLLYVIFGLLLGLILASGLVSESMLRAVVVDHLIPADLFAGRPAPVRFILKNRSARPLLGLKVWVRFGRAGVPDRESSPSVILFIPPKGQRSRDMFFHPDRRGRWTLLEIRVGTSFPFGFFEKSLRLTPREDHVVFPAPLPFPRGALWTDSGAPRRSVPRRGPGETFWGLRDFRQGDSPRRMAWKSVARRGRLIVQETEQETDRRLILNLGAARDWGDLSLADRENAVSFAATLALRHWDAGFAVGLVEGDRVVPPASGPSVRRAILTRLALFEPDALTAPLPVDGALSVLALWRRWGKR from the coding sequence TTGATCCCGCCGATTACCGGCGACCGATGGCGGGGGGCCTGGCGCCGTTTCCGTGAACGTTGGCGTCCGCCGCGGGTTCTGCGGATCACGCGGCTGGGGGGCCAGGTGATCCTTCTGGCTCTGGGAATCGGGTTCGCGGCCATGAACACGGGGAACAATCTCCTCTACGTTATTTTTGGTCTGCTCCTGGGACTTATTCTGGCCTCGGGACTCGTTTCCGAATCCATGCTTCGGGCCGTGGTCGTGGATCATTTGATCCCAGCGGACCTTTTCGCTGGACGGCCCGCGCCGGTCCGGTTCATCCTGAAAAACCGGTCGGCGCGTCCCCTGCTGGGTCTGAAAGTCTGGGTCCGGTTCGGCCGGGCTGGGGTCCCCGACCGTGAATCCAGTCCGTCCGTGATCCTCTTTATCCCGCCGAAGGGTCAACGTTCGCGGGACATGTTTTTCCACCCCGACCGCCGAGGCCGCTGGACCCTCCTGGAAATCCGCGTGGGGACCTCCTTCCCCTTCGGTTTTTTTGAAAAATCACTCCGTCTGACGCCCCGGGAGGACCACGTTGTTTTCCCCGCTCCCTTGCCGTTCCCCCGTGGGGCCCTATGGACGGATTCCGGGGCCCCGCGCCGGTCGGTTCCCCGCCGGGGGCCCGGAGAAACGTTTTGGGGACTGCGGGATTTCCGTCAGGGGGACAGCCCCCGCCGAATGGCCTGGAAAAGCGTCGCCCGTCGGGGTCGGCTGATCGTCCAGGAAACGGAACAGGAAACCGATCGGCGGCTCATCCTTAACCTGGGCGCCGCCCGGGATTGGGGGGATCTCTCCCTGGCGGACCGTGAAAACGCCGTTTCCTTTGCGGCCACGCTCGCCCTGCGACACTGGGACGCCGGGTTCGCCGTGGGTCTCGTGGAAGGGGATCGGGTCGTGCCCCCCGCGTCGGGACCGTCCGTTCGTCGGGCGATTCTGACCCGTTTAGCCCTTTTTGAGCCCGACGCGTTGACGGCGCCGCTCCCCGTCGACGGGGCCCTCTCCGTTTTAGCGCTTTGGCGTCGTTGGGGGAAACGGTGA
- a CDS encoding aldehyde dehydrogenase family protein has protein sequence MIEELGDRACQAGTSWAQTTFEERVDRLGRLRNLIIEEMDAIAGCLNTVTGKTPVEAVMTEIIPTVENLRYLEKNLARVLSPEKRPTPFSYRHSSSHVERHPWGWVLILSPWNFPFQLSLVPMATALAAGNAVILKPSELSTEVGKMIESLFHRAGFPKEAVVLAPGDGLVGQQLIDEKPDLIFLTGGVETGKKVMAAAATHLIPVVLELGGKDPMIVFDDAPFDRTVEAAVYGAFANAGQVCVATERLYVQEGVHDRFVAALVARTKALRIGTTMDDDMGALTNPRQADIINGHIDDALQKGAQLRTERWTKGPLMSPVVLTKTNHTMAVMTEETFGPILPVMSFKTEEEAIALANDSKFGLNASVWTRDLARGRRVASRLAAGNCVVNDVLKNIGNPHMPFGGIKQSGFGRYHGPEGLRAFTYEKSVMVNQGSASRELNWFPYSRAVYENLRVYLHMSFLKKPLLAKLKGLWGFMRAFRQSQKKANL, from the coding sequence TTGATCGAAGAACTGGGTGATCGGGCCTGCCAGGCCGGGACATCCTGGGCTCAAACCACGTTCGAAGAGCGGGTCGATCGCCTGGGCCGGTTGCGCAATCTCATCATCGAAGAAATGGACGCCATCGCCGGTTGTTTAAACACGGTCACCGGCAAAACCCCTGTGGAAGCGGTGATGACGGAAATCATTCCGACGGTCGAAAACCTCCGTTATTTAGAAAAGAATCTCGCCCGGGTTCTCTCGCCCGAAAAGCGGCCCACGCCTTTTTCCTACCGTCACAGTTCCTCCCACGTGGAACGGCACCCCTGGGGCTGGGTATTGATCCTCTCTCCCTGGAACTTCCCTTTTCAATTGTCTCTGGTCCCCATGGCCACGGCACTGGCCGCGGGAAACGCTGTGATATTAAAGCCCTCGGAGCTGTCCACCGAAGTTGGGAAAATGATCGAAAGTCTTTTCCACCGAGCGGGTTTTCCAAAGGAAGCGGTCGTGCTGGCCCCAGGGGATGGCCTGGTCGGCCAACAGCTGATAGACGAGAAACCAGACCTGATTTTTCTGACTGGCGGCGTGGAAACGGGAAAAAAAGTCATGGCGGCCGCCGCGACCCATCTGATCCCCGTCGTTTTGGAGTTGGGCGGCAAAGATCCCATGATCGTTTTCGATGACGCGCCCTTTGACCGGACGGTGGAGGCCGCCGTCTACGGCGCTTTCGCCAACGCGGGGCAGGTGTGTGTGGCCACGGAACGGCTTTATGTGCAGGAGGGCGTGCACGACAGGTTCGTCGCCGCCCTGGTGGCACGAACAAAAGCCTTGCGAATCGGCACAACGATGGACGATGACATGGGCGCCCTCACCAACCCCCGTCAAGCGGACATCATTAACGGCCACATCGACGACGCCCTGCAAAAAGGCGCCCAATTGCGCACGGAACGCTGGACAAAGGGCCCTTTGATGAGCCCCGTCGTTTTGACGAAAACCAACCACACCATGGCCGTGATGACCGAAGAAACTTTTGGTCCCATCTTGCCCGTGATGTCTTTTAAGACCGAAGAAGAGGCCATCGCCTTGGCCAACGATTCAAAATTCGGCCTCAATGCCTCGGTGTGGACCCGTGACCTGGCCCGTGGCCGCCGGGTCGCCTCTCGCCTGGCCGCGGGCAACTGCGTGGTGAACGACGTGCTGAAAAACATCGGCAACCCCCACATGCCTTTCGGCGGGATCAAACAGAGCGGGTTCGGCCGTTACCACGGTCCTGAAGGACTGCGGGCCTTTACCTACGAAAAATCGGTCATGGTCAATCAGGGGTCCGCCTCACGGGAATTAAACTGGTTCCCCTACAGCCGCGCCGTCTACGAAAATCTGCGGGTCTATCTGCACATGTCCTTTTTAAAGAAACCCCTGCTGGCCAAACTGAAGGGCCTGTGGGGCTTTATGCGCGCCTTTCGCCAGTCTCAAAAAAAGGCAAATCTTTAA
- a CDS encoding DUF2914 domain-containing protein, with the protein MIAAVGPHPANWKNRLQEFYRRYDNRLNIAFFLGGFIFDVLTLSTVDNLFSIAQQAAYLGLIGWFLYKDLLFDAKQWAPPRWLEKIWTYRVLLMHFMLGSLISVYSLFFLKSASLASSLIFILLILGILVANELPIVQSAGLGLKVALYALCIFSFFSMLWPTLLGFVGRVPFALSLGSAGLVMVGMARWVLKKIPDRRMVVRRILLPSAAFGVLTTAFYFLGWIPPVPLAVVHMGIYHRVEKLGNRYWLYHERPVWALWRKGDQDFEARSGEAVFFFAQIYSPARFSDELTLHWFFHDPRQGWVSSDRIPLKIVGGRKEGFRGYSFKKNYFPGDWRVKVETTDGREIGRTHFRLRTSVEPPDPARFKAEIR; encoded by the coding sequence ATGATCGCCGCCGTTGGTCCCCACCCCGCAAACTGGAAAAACCGCCTGCAGGAGTTCTATCGACGATACGACAACCGGTTGAACATCGCCTTTTTTTTAGGCGGTTTTATTTTTGATGTCCTCACCCTGTCCACCGTCGATAATCTTTTCTCCATCGCCCAGCAAGCGGCCTACCTGGGTCTCATCGGTTGGTTCCTGTATAAAGATCTCCTGTTCGATGCCAAACAATGGGCGCCCCCGCGCTGGCTGGAGAAAATCTGGACTTACCGCGTTCTCCTCATGCATTTCATGTTGGGGAGTCTCATCAGCGTGTACTCTCTCTTTTTCTTAAAAAGCGCGTCGCTCGCCAGTTCGCTCATTTTTATTCTTCTCATCCTGGGGATCCTTGTGGCGAACGAATTGCCCATTGTGCAATCCGCCGGTCTGGGCCTCAAAGTGGCGCTCTATGCGCTTTGCATATTTTCGTTTTTTTCCATGCTCTGGCCGACCCTCCTGGGTTTCGTGGGGCGAGTTCCCTTTGCCTTGTCGCTGGGGAGCGCCGGGCTTGTCATGGTTGGGATGGCGCGCTGGGTCCTCAAAAAAATCCCCGACCGGCGCATGGTGGTCCGCCGGATTCTGCTTCCATCTGCGGCCTTTGGGGTATTGACCACGGCCTTTTATTTCCTCGGCTGGATTCCACCGGTCCCCCTCGCGGTGGTTCACATGGGCATTTATCATCGCGTCGAAAAACTGGGGAACCGATACTGGCTCTATCACGAGCGTCCCGTTTGGGCTCTGTGGCGGAAGGGCGATCAAGACTTTGAAGCCCGGTCCGGCGAGGCGGTCTTTTTCTTCGCCCAGATCTATTCTCCCGCGCGGTTTTCCGATGAACTCACGCTCCATTGGTTTTTCCATGATCCCCGTCAAGGCTGGGTGAGTTCGGACCGGATCCCCTTGAAAATCGTGGGCGGTCGCAAAGAAGGTTTTCGCGGGTACTCTTTCAAGAAAAATTATTTTCCCGGGGATTGGCGCGTGAAGGTCGAGACCACGGACGGCCGAGAAATCGGCCGTACCCATTTCCGCCTGCGAACTTCCGTGGAGCCTCCCGACCCCGCGCGCTTTAAAGCAGAAATTCGATAA